The region GCGATCAGGCACAAGCAGGCCGCTGTAGATGCGCCCGAGTTGCTGACCAACAAGTCCAGATTAATCGCCGCCAAACCGAGAATTGTGATGGTGTTTCCAAATTTCGCAAACGTTATCGAGGCCTGCCAAAACGGTCGCCGTGTAACGATATAAATCATGGCCGAACAAAAGATCGTTACCAATCCGCCTCCTATGGCAGCTGCGCCCATTATCCATTGGAACGGTTCTAAGATGGGAATAAAGTAGGACGCGGCGTAACCGACAAGTGGTCCTGCAAAAGCGGGCATGAGAACGGCTTCGCGACTTAGCCAGGAAGTTCGTAAACCCAAGAAGACTCGGAATCCATACATTGGCCGTCCCAAGTGGGCACCGGACGCTGCAAGCCCAATCATCGCAGAGACGGTAGCGAGCAATGCACTTACCCAGCCGGAAGCTCCCAAGGTAAGAACTATGAAACTGGCGATTAACATGCCCAATGCGGCTTGAGTTAACGTCAACAGGCCGACTAGTGGAAGGTGGGCGTGATTGACGGTCAACTCTTGGGCACCAGCCGAAATCATTTCGGAATCGAGACGATACTTACCAACGTAGCGAGTTGTCGGCTTCGTTGTACGAGGATTGGCGGCACCTCGCAAGAAATTGCCGGTGGCAGATTCTGCTCGAATCGCTTCCTGATGGACGACAGTGATTTTGATCGCGCTGTTAGGACAGGATTGAACGCAAGCAGGAGCTTCGCCTTCCGCTAGTCGATGGCGACACATATCGCATTTGCGAACGATGCCCTTGCTTTCGCTGAACTTTGGTACGTCGTATGGGCACATCAGCGTGCAATACTTGCAGCCGATGCATTGGTCGTCGAGGTGAACGACAATTCCAAGCTCAGGGTCTTTTTCATAAGCTTGCACTGGGCAACCGGTCAAGCAGCCAGGTTCGACGCAGTGGTGGCATGCTGTTGTGACATGTTGTACGACAGCCTTTTCCGGCACAGAGCTTTGCAAGGTGCCAACTCTTCTCCAAGTTTCCGACTCCTCAAGGCCATTCATGTTGTGGCAGGCAACAACACAAGCTTTGCATCCGGAACAAGCATCGAGATCAACTTCAAATGCATACTGCTCGCCAGGCCCTGGTTCGCTGAGTGGGATCAGTTCTCGGTAGGTGGGGGCTAACAGCGGATCGGCATGTTGATCGTGACGCTGCGAAAAGCGCTCGACTGCCGAAAGGTCACGCTGTTCCGCCAGCAGCATTTCGACCAAATCGAATTCGCCGGAAGGATGTGACGTCGAGTTGTTTTCGACAATAGCCATGCGACTTCCCAGAGTTAACCAAACATCGTAAGAACTTGAACGAGTCGATCGCCGTTGAAGATCGGAATTGCCAGAGCAAATCGCGATCCTTGTTCAAACATGGGAACCAGCGAGCTGTCCTCGTCGGCACTATGTACCATTACAGGGATTCGCGATGCCAAGCATTGGCCGACCAGCCCTTCGCCGTACGGACATGTGGTTTGGGATCGAGGCGAGATTCCTACGGCATAGCAGGACTGACCGAGAGACAGTTCGAGTTGGTCTTCATTGGGAAGCCAGGTTTCCATGCCATGTAGAATTGGGAAATCGACTGTGCTTAGAAGTACCAGTACGGATTCCAGTTCATGCTCAGTCGTCATGACGGGTATA is a window of Bremerella sp. TYQ1 DNA encoding:
- a CDS encoding DmsC/YnfH family molybdoenzyme membrane anchor subunit codes for the protein MAIVENNSTSHPSGEFDLVEMLLAEQRDLSAVERFSQRHDQHADPLLAPTYRELIPLSEPGPGEQYAFEVDLDACSGCKACVVACHNMNGLEESETWRRVGTLQSSVPEKAVVQHVTTACHHCVEPGCLTGCPVQAYEKDPELGIVVHLDDQCIGCKYCTLMCPYDVPKFSESKGIVRKCDMCRHRLAEGEAPACVQSCPNSAIKITVVHQEAIRAESATGNFLRGAANPRTTKPTTRYVGKYRLDSEMISAGAQELTVNHAHLPLVGLLTLTQAALGMLIASFIVLTLGASGWVSALLATVSAMIGLAASGAHLGRPMYGFRVFLGLRTSWLSREAVLMPAFAGPLVGYAASYFIPILEPFQWIMGAAAIGGGLVTIFCSAMIYIVTRRPFWQASITFAKFGNTITILGLAAINLDLLVSNSGASTAACLCLIAVTIARLALEYQLLMQATLPVTDPMARSARLILGPLKSFHILRIVTWVLGGIVLPTSFFVLPPNIATLAAALSVASLLAAELIDRGLYFAAESTPAMPNLPR